AAACattaataaatatatatatgtaataacAAAAGATAAACCTTCCCAAAAGGCTTGCGTTATATATCGTAGACGTTAGTGAAGGTTGGCGTCTGACGCTCAATGTTGGACGCGTGCTAATCAGTCCTCGTTTAGGAGAAAGAGGCACGTGACGCCTGTTTTAATTTAAGAATCGGATGATTTTTCAGGTGCGGAAAATGAATAATGCAAGTCTTTTATTCTGGTGCTAAATGTAGAAATCGCTGTTTAAAACTACAGATTATGCTGGTCTGTCTCGCCGCCGGAGCCTACGCTGTCAACGGTTACGGCCGGCCGGACCTTAGCGATCTTGACGACTTCGATGGCCCTGTGACTCCTACCACACCGGCGGCCCCTACTGGCACAGGGACTCCAGCTACACCGTCTACACCGACTTCGACGGTTCGGCCTGTAGCTCCTGTGTCTCCTGCGCGACCCGCAGTTCCTGTTGGTACACTGCGCCCGCTGGGTCCTGTGGTCCGTCCGGGGGCAGTACCATTCGCTCCAGCCAGACGCCCCGCAATATTCGCGCCTGGAGCTGGTGTTTTCGTACCATCCGGATTGCCGGGCGAAGTGAGTATTATTATTAACGAATGTGATTTATTTCAGTGAGACATTTAGTCATCTAGTCATTATCCTTCATACAACTCTTAAAAATGTCAAAATAAGGAATTCTATAGAAAAAAACGCAAACGCACAAGCAAGTAAGCTCAGGAGTATATATCAAATATGTTGAATTGCATCGGCGAATTTCTAAAACCAGTGTTTGAGGCTGTGTTGTCCACATCGCTCCTTTGTGGACGACACTTTCCGATTAACCACCTCTTACAACTTATTGTTTGCTGTTATTTAGCCACAAAACTTAGCCGCAGGAGTAGTACTGCAGCCCGTGTGCCATATTGCTAAGCCCATAGAGTGTGTTCCTTAATAGGCAATTTCAATTCAGGATCTGCGTTACTGTAAATAATAAAACATGTGTTTGAGTGTCCCTTTACAAATAAAGACAATGAGAGCTACCAGATGCTTATGTTGACAATTTCCGGGTTTCAAGGAACACCCTTGAGCAATGGAGGAAAAAGTTTATGCAAAAATCATACAGTTCCATGAAATAGGATAGAATCTCAAAAAGGGGAGCTACTATTCATGTTAGAACATTTTCTCCAAATTAACACGGCATCGTCTGAAGACAAAATACAATTATTAATTGAGAATATTTCTGAGAACATTGAGTAAACATTATTTTAGCAACAGCCCTGTCTTGTTCGTAAGTTGAACTAAAATGAAGATACTGTATATTGTCGGAAGGACGACATGTACTTTTTTATCCGCAGGAGTGGAAGCCGTACAGTTTCGGCTATGACACCACCGACGAATTCGGAACCCGGCTCTTCCACAACGAGCAGTCCGACAACAAGAACGCCAAGACCGGTACCTACGGCTACCGTGACGCCAATGGCATCTTCCGCACAGTGTCGTACGTGGCAGACGCTGATGGATACCGGGCTACCATCGACACCAACGAACCTGGAACAGCCCCTGGAGCCAGCGCCGACGCCGTCTTCAACGCCAATCCCGTGGCCGCACCACCTGCCGCTCTTCGGCCTGGAGGCTACACTAGGCCTGCAAACACTGGGCCTGCATCCATTGGTCCTGCATTCACTCGCCCTGCATACACTGGTCCTGCATACACTGGTCCTGCATTGACTCGTCCTGCATACAGTGGTCCTTCATCCACCGGTCCTGCATTCGCTCGTCCTGCATACACTGGTCCGGCATTCAATCGTCCTGCATACACTGGTCCTGCATTCAATCGTCCTGCATACACTAGTCCTGCATCTACAGGTCCTGCATCCACTGGTCCTGCATACACTGGTCCTGCATTCAATCGTCCTGCATACACTGGTCCTGGATCTACTGGTCCTCGACCTGCAGCGCCATTTAATGTTCGCGGCCCTGGAGGGTACACGGGAGGCTACGCTGGCGGATATGGCGGCGGGTTTGGAGGCCCGTACGGTGGCGGGTCCGGTGGCCGATATGGTAGCGGTTTTGGCGGCGGCTCCAGTGGGGTTTATGGCAGTGGGTACGGCGGTGGGTATGGTTCTGGGTACGGAGGTGGATACACAGGCGGGTATGCTCGCGGTAACGCCGGCTTATACCCAGGTAGATATGGTGCAGGATACGGAGGCGGCAATAGCGGAGCATACCAGGGAGCCATTAATCCAGGATTTGGCTATGGCGGCGCTGGCTACGGTGCTAGCTACGGCGGAGCAGGGTACGGTGCTAGTTACGGTGGAGCTGGGTACGGTGCTAGTTCCGGTGGGGCTGGGTACGGTGCTGGCTATGGCAGTGCCCATCACGGAGGTTCCTTCGGAGCCGGACATCGAGGTGGATACGCTTCTTCAGCAGCCTTTCCAGCTGGACTACAGGGTCATCATGGTCACCATGGCAATTTAGGCCACCATGGATACGGGGGTGGTTACAAAGCAGCATCTGCTTAGGCGGCGCCGAACGGTGGCATATGAGCAACGGAACCAGACCCGCACCAGACAAGCTAAGCTgaatgagagagggagagaggtaAGGAAGAGGTCAGAGGCGATGTTATACAGTCTTTTACTAAGATGAATAATCCATCATCATCAGACTGTTTATGTCCACCGAGGGACAACAGTTT
This genomic stretch from Dermacentor silvarum isolate Dsil-2018 chromosome 2, BIME_Dsil_1.4, whole genome shotgun sequence harbors:
- the LOC119440148 gene encoding spidroin-2, with product MTTSADNDFGIVNYTEWKPYSFGYDTTDEFGTRLFHNEQSDNKNAKTGTYGYRDANGIFRTVSYVADADGYRATIDTNEPGTAPGASADAVFNANPVAAPPAALRPGGYTRPANTGPASIGPAFTRPAYTGPAYTGPALTRPAYSGPSSTGPAFARPAYTGPAFNRPAYTGPAFNRPAYTSPASTGPASTGPAYTGPAFNRPAYTGPGSTGPRPAAPFNVRGPGGYTGGYAGGYGGGFGGPYGGGSGGRYGSGFGGGSSGVYGSGYGGGYGSGYGGGYTGGYARGNAGLYPGRYGAGYGGGNSGAYQGAINPGFGYGGAGYGASYGGAGYGASYGGAGYGASSGGAGYGAGYGSAHHGGSFGAGHRGGYASSAAFPAGLQGHHGHHGNLGHHGYGGGYKAASA